One window of the Gemmatimonadota bacterium genome contains the following:
- a CDS encoding molybdopterin-dependent oxidoreductase, which produces MGTEFNRDTYMSYGTRLRMLAASMVVSLAVTAAPVAAQQGAPSIAVSGAVPKPLTLTATDLAAMPRASVTTTNNGIATKYEGVWLAEVLRKAGLPIGNGLRGGSLSMYVLAAASDGYQVLFSLGELDPEITDGQYLVADAADGKPLFGEMGAFRLVVPGDKRGARSIRMLASVTVVQTKR; this is translated from the coding sequence TTGGGCACTGAGTTCAACCGGGACACCTACATGAGCTACGGGACGAGACTCCGGATGCTGGCGGCGTCGATGGTGGTGTCGCTCGCGGTGACGGCTGCACCGGTCGCGGCGCAGCAGGGGGCGCCGTCGATCGCGGTGAGCGGGGCGGTTCCGAAACCGTTGACACTGACGGCAACCGACCTGGCCGCCATGCCACGCGCCTCGGTCACCACGACGAACAACGGGATCGCCACGAAGTACGAAGGGGTGTGGCTGGCGGAGGTGCTGCGCAAGGCCGGGCTTCCGATTGGCAACGGGCTCCGCGGGGGGTCGCTGTCGATGTACGTGCTGGCCGCGGCGAGCGACGGTTACCAGGTGCTCTTCTCGTTAGGTGAACTGGATCCCGAGATCACCGACGGCCAGTACCTCGTGGCCGATGCGGCCGACGGCAAGCCGCTGTTTGGGGAGATGGGGGCATTCCGGCTGGTCGTGCCCGGCGACAAGCGGGGGGCACGGTCGATTCGCATGCTGGCGTCGGTGACGGTGGTGCAGACGAAGCGGTGA
- a CDS encoding NADPH-dependent F420 reductase produces the protein MRIAVIGSGNVGGTLGRRWATLGHDVVFGVRDPKRGAAAVKGGAGEGALPDRARVATPAQAVRGDDGWRADVVLVATPWPAVASALSELGPGALDGVVLLDATNPLGPGLRLESGPDGASGAEQVQALAPTARVVKAFNTTGFDNMRDPVYEGRASVMFYAGDDAAARQVAHQLATDLGFDAVDAGPLARARELEHLAVLWISLAMGVGGTPSHGRSIAFRLMRR, from the coding sequence ATGCGCATCGCAGTCATCGGCAGCGGCAACGTCGGCGGCACCCTCGGCCGCCGCTGGGCAACGCTCGGGCACGACGTCGTCTTCGGCGTGCGTGACCCCAAACGCGGCGCTGCCGCCGTGAAGGGGGGCGCCGGCGAGGGCGCCCTTCCCGATCGTGCCCGCGTCGCCACCCCCGCACAGGCCGTGCGCGGCGACGACGGGTGGCGCGCCGACGTCGTCCTCGTCGCCACCCCTTGGCCGGCCGTCGCCTCCGCGCTCTCCGAGCTCGGCCCTGGCGCGCTCGACGGCGTCGTCCTCCTCGACGCCACCAACCCGTTAGGTCCCGGCCTCCGCCTGGAGTCGGGACCCGACGGCGCCTCGGGCGCCGAGCAGGTGCAAGCGCTCGCGCCGACGGCACGGGTGGTGAAGGCCTTCAACACCACCGGCTTCGACAACATGCGCGACCCGGTGTACGAAGGGCGCGCCTCGGTCATGTTCTACGCCGGCGACGACGCAGCGGCCAGGCAGGTCGCCCACCAGCTGGCGACCGACCTCGGCTTCGACGCCGTCGATGCGGGTCCCCTCGCGCGCGCGCGCGAGCTCGAGCACCTGGCGGTGCTCTGGATCTCGCTCGCCATGGGTGTCGGTGGGACGCCGAGCCATGGGCGGAGCATCGCGTTCCGGTTGATGCGGCGATAG
- a CDS encoding ABC transporter permease — MSGFIPLLAKEFLEIRRTWRLWVVPGILAFFAVTGPIMALLTPRLLASMAAQQPGVVITVPDPTAVDAYAQFVKGLMQMVLLALIIGGGGLVSGERASGTAIMVLTKPVSRAAFILSKLVAELALLLAATMLTTVVTLLVTRALFPPVPAAPLFTAVAIWLVHAGLVVSAMVFFSASFRSRGGAAGAGLAFVMVLLLLSMWPAAERYSFVGLSAAIANALRGGDLWWGWPVGTAMVGMVGFAVAAVVVFRGKEI, encoded by the coding sequence ATGAGCGGTTTCATTCCCCTGCTCGCCAAGGAGTTCCTCGAGATCCGGCGCACGTGGCGGCTCTGGGTCGTTCCCGGGATCCTCGCCTTCTTTGCCGTCACCGGGCCGATTATGGCGTTGCTCACGCCGCGCCTGCTGGCGTCGATGGCGGCGCAGCAGCCGGGCGTCGTCATCACCGTTCCCGATCCCACGGCCGTCGACGCCTACGCACAGTTCGTGAAGGGGCTCATGCAGATGGTGCTGCTGGCGCTGATCATCGGCGGCGGCGGGCTGGTCTCCGGCGAGCGCGCCTCGGGGACGGCGATCATGGTCCTCACGAAGCCCGTGTCGCGCGCCGCGTTCATCCTGTCGAAGCTGGTGGCCGAGCTGGCCTTGCTGCTGGCGGCCACGATGCTGACGACGGTGGTGACGCTGCTCGTGACCCGCGCGCTCTTTCCACCGGTGCCTGCGGCGCCGCTCTTCACCGCGGTCGCGATCTGGCTCGTACACGCGGGGCTCGTCGTGAGCGCGATGGTCTTCTTCTCGGCGAGCTTCCGTTCGCGCGGCGGCGCGGCGGGGGCCGGGCTGGCGTTCGTGATGGTGCTGCTGCTGTTGTCGATGTGGCCGGCGGCCGAGCGGTACTCGTTTGTCGGGCTCTCGGCGGCGATTGCGAACGCGCTGCGCGGGGGAGACCTGTGGTGGGGCTGGCCGGTGGGGACGGCGATGGTGGGGATGGTCGGATTCGCGGTGGCGGCGGTGGTGGTGTTTCGGGGGAAGGAGATCTAG
- a CDS encoding ABC transporter ATP-binding protein, translated as MPDESGPAEASTAAALDIRSLRKEFGTAVALDGISLRVPNGSIFGFLGPNGAGKTTTIRIVTGLAHATAGTVRVVGRDLAHDRAAIAREIGFLPDVPGFYDWMTAVEFLGFTGRLFGLGGSALRQRVDDLLDLAGLTNVATRIGGYSRGMKQRLGIAQALINAPRLLILDEPTSALDPIGRREVLETVASLRGRATVFFSTHILADVERVCDTVAILDHGRVVANSSVAALKERAGVHRLAVTVDGDARVLAERLEGAPWLVACDIEDATLRLTVSDAQRAAHVLPRAVADAELGLLRLANEEVSLEDVFVQLVGGERA; from the coding sequence ATGCCTGACGAGTCGGGTCCCGCGGAGGCGTCGACCGCAGCCGCGCTCGACATCCGGTCGCTCCGCAAGGAGTTCGGCACCGCCGTGGCGCTGGATGGGATCTCGCTGCGGGTCCCGAACGGCTCGATCTTCGGCTTCCTCGGGCCTAACGGTGCCGGGAAGACGACGACCATCCGTATCGTCACCGGGCTGGCGCACGCCACGGCTGGGACGGTGCGCGTCGTCGGGCGCGACCTGGCACACGATCGGGCGGCGATCGCGCGCGAGATCGGCTTCCTCCCCGACGTGCCGGGCTTCTACGACTGGATGACGGCGGTCGAGTTTCTGGGCTTCACCGGGCGCCTGTTCGGGCTCGGGGGCTCGGCGTTGCGCCAGCGCGTGGACGACCTGCTCGACCTCGCCGGCCTAACGAACGTGGCCACGCGCATCGGCGGGTACTCGCGCGGGATGAAGCAGCGGCTGGGAATCGCGCAGGCGCTCATCAATGCCCCGCGCCTGCTCATCCTCGACGAACCCACCAGCGCCCTCGACCCGATCGGGCGGCGTGAGGTGCTGGAAACCGTCGCCTCGCTGCGCGGCCGAGCCACCGTGTTCTTCTCCACCCACATCCTGGCCGACGTCGAGCGGGTGTGCGACACGGTGGCCATCCTGGACCACGGGCGCGTAGTGGCCAACTCCAGCGTCGCCGCCCTCAAGGAACGGGCGGGGGTGCACCGCCTGGCGGTGACGGTCGACGGTGACGCACGTGTGCTCGCCGAGCGGCTGGAGGGAGCGCCGTGGCTCGTCGCCTGCGACATCGAGGACGCCACATTGCGCCTGACGGTCTCCGATGCCCAGCGCGCGGCGCATGTCCTGCCGCGCGCCGTGGCCGATGCCGAGCTCGGGCTGTTGCGGCTGGCGAATGAGGAGGTCAGCCTCGAGGACGTCTTCGTGCAGCTGGTGGGAGGGGAGCGCGCATGA
- a CDS encoding PLDc_N domain-containing protein, whose protein sequence is MEKLRDLPTGLLIALGALVLVQLSLQVWGLLDLSRREVVPGGRKWVWAVVILFGNLLGAIVYLVVGRSAPLPATFEDLPGGDRSGKRRAAVDRLYGDRDA, encoded by the coding sequence ATGGAAAAGCTCCGCGACCTCCCCACCGGATTGCTGATCGCCCTCGGCGCCCTCGTGCTCGTGCAGCTCTCGCTGCAGGTCTGGGGGTTGCTCGACCTCTCCCGTCGCGAGGTAGTGCCGGGCGGACGCAAGTGGGTCTGGGCGGTCGTCATCCTCTTCGGCAACCTGCTCGGGGCAATCGTCTATCTCGTCGTTGGCCGAAGCGCGCCGCTGCCGGCGACGTTCGAGGATCTCCCCGGCGGCGATCGCAGCGGGAAACGCCGCGCCGCGGTGGACCGCCTGTACGGCGACCGCGATGCCTGA
- the bglX gene encoding beta-glucosidase BglX, with product MERFVDSVLAGLTLEEKLGQLTQYRGQFGLTGPQTPEAGAVDIRAGRVGSFLGVVGAAVTREMQRVAVEESRAKIPVLFAHDVVHGFRTIFPVPLAEASSWDPAAVQRAARIAAAEGAANGLHWTFAPMVDIARDPRWGRVVEGSGEDPYLGSVMAAARVRGYQGNDLRDSLALIASVKHFVGYGAAEGGRDYNTTDIPARTLREIYLPPFQAAVNAGARSVMASFNEIDGVPMHANRALIDGVLRDRWGWDGILVSDYTGVMELLNHGIGGDTATVGRLALDAGIDVDMVSNIYFSYLPAEVRAGRLPLAAVDSAVRRVLRVKYEMGLFADPYHHSSEARERALTLSPAYVAEARDMARRSIVLLKNSGGALPLSKSLGTLAVIGTLADDARSALGNWAAVGRPEDAVTILAGIRQAVGSRTRILYAPGAPVDSADTTGFAQAVRIARQADAVVLVLGEHQDMSAEARNRASLDLPGVQLQLAQAVVATGKPVVVILENGRPLSIPWLAEHVPAILETWYLGVQMGPAVADVLFGDANPGGKLPVSFPRTVGQVPVYYNHKNTGRPPDERERYTSKYLDVPWTPQWAFGHGLSYTTFAYEPPTLSATQLAMGDSVVVRVALTNTGTRAGDEVVQLYVRDDVGSVTRPVKMLRGFERVSLTPGERRTVSFTLRPRDLAFYDLDMRHVVEPGTFTVYVGGSSVDVREARFRVTGTTMVVPDRGLIP from the coding sequence ATGGAGCGCTTTGTCGACTCGGTCCTCGCCGGCCTCACGCTCGAGGAAAAGTTGGGACAGCTCACCCAGTACCGTGGGCAATTTGGACTCACCGGGCCGCAGACCCCCGAGGCCGGGGCGGTCGACATTCGCGCCGGACGCGTCGGCTCGTTCCTGGGCGTCGTTGGCGCCGCGGTCACCCGCGAGATGCAACGGGTGGCCGTCGAGGAATCGCGGGCGAAGATCCCGGTCCTCTTCGCCCACGACGTCGTCCACGGCTTCCGCACCATCTTCCCCGTCCCCCTGGCCGAGGCGTCGAGTTGGGACCCGGCCGCGGTGCAGCGCGCCGCCCGCATTGCAGCTGCCGAAGGGGCGGCCAACGGCCTGCACTGGACCTTTGCGCCGATGGTCGACATCGCGCGCGATCCGCGCTGGGGGCGCGTGGTCGAGGGCTCGGGAGAAGATCCGTATCTGGGAAGCGTGATGGCCGCCGCCCGCGTGCGCGGCTACCAGGGGAACGACCTGCGCGATTCGCTCGCCCTCATCGCCAGCGTCAAGCACTTCGTCGGCTATGGCGCCGCCGAGGGGGGGCGCGACTACAACACGACCGATATCCCGGCGCGTACGCTGCGGGAGATCTATCTCCCGCCGTTCCAGGCGGCGGTGAACGCGGGGGCGCGATCGGTGATGGCCTCGTTCAATGAGATCGACGGCGTCCCGATGCATGCGAACCGCGCGCTCATCGACGGCGTGCTGCGCGATCGCTGGGGATGGGACGGCATCCTGGTGAGCGACTACACCGGCGTGATGGAACTGCTCAACCACGGCATCGGTGGCGACACCGCCACCGTCGGACGACTGGCGCTCGACGCCGGGATCGACGTCGACATGGTGAGCAACATCTACTTCTCGTATCTCCCCGCCGAGGTGCGCGCTGGCCGACTGCCGCTGGCCGCAGTCGACAGCGCGGTGCGCCGCGTGCTGCGCGTGAAGTACGAGATGGGGCTGTTCGCCGACCCGTACCACCACAGCAGCGAGGCGCGTGAACGGGCGCTGACCCTCTCGCCCGCCTACGTGGCCGAGGCGCGCGACATGGCCCGGCGCTCGATCGTGCTGCTCAAGAACAGCGGCGGCGCCCTCCCCTTGTCGAAGTCGTTAGGCACGCTGGCCGTGATCGGGACACTCGCCGACGACGCACGCTCGGCCCTCGGCAACTGGGCCGCCGTGGGACGCCCGGAGGACGCCGTCACGATCCTCGCCGGCATTCGGCAGGCGGTCGGCTCGCGCACGCGCATCCTCTACGCGCCGGGCGCCCCGGTCGACAGCGCCGACACGACTGGCTTCGCCCAGGCCGTGCGGATCGCCCGGCAGGCCGATGCCGTGGTGCTCGTGCTCGGCGAGCACCAGGACATGAGCGCCGAGGCGCGCAACCGCGCGTCGCTCGACCTGCCGGGGGTGCAGCTGCAACTGGCGCAGGCTGTGGTGGCCACCGGCAAGCCGGTGGTTGTGATCCTCGAGAACGGCCGCCCGCTGTCCATCCCCTGGCTCGCCGAGCACGTCCCCGCCATCCTCGAGACGTGGTACCTCGGCGTACAGATGGGGCCCGCCGTGGCCGACGTCCTGTTTGGCGACGCCAATCCCGGAGGCAAGCTCCCGGTGTCGTTCCCGCGCACCGTCGGACAGGTCCCCGTCTACTACAATCACAAGAACACCGGGCGTCCCCCCGACGAGCGCGAACGCTACACGTCCAAGTACCTCGACGTGCCGTGGACCCCGCAGTGGGCGTTCGGGCATGGGTTGAGCTACACGACGTTTGCCTATGAGCCCCCGACGCTCAGCGCCACGCAGCTCGCGATGGGTGACTCCGTCGTCGTGCGTGTGGCGCTCACCAACACCGGGACACGTGCCGGCGACGAGGTGGTGCAGCTGTATGTGCGTGACGACGTCGGGAGCGTGACGCGCCCGGTGAAGATGCTGCGCGGCTTCGAACGCGTCTCGCTCACGCCGGGCGAGCGCCGCACCGTGTCGTTCACCCTGCGGCCGCGCGACCTGGCGTTCTACGACCTGGACATGCGCCACGTGGTGGAGCCCGGGACGTTCACCGTGTACGTCGGGGGCAGCTCCGTCGACGTGCGCGAGGCGCGCTTCCGCGTGACGGGGACGACGATGGTGGTGCCCGATCGGGGGCTGATACCATAG
- a CDS encoding TVP38/TMEM64 family protein, with protein sequence MPPTWHALVSPLSADVALHPLRRHDRTTIQPLADRRRGRPRWRAPGRLGQRAAPLIPRFSTYVASLGPAGPAVFVVGYALATVGFIPGSLLTLSAGAIFGLGWGVVLVFIAATLGSTLAFLIARYGARQAIARRVDSNPQFAAVNRAIAAQGRRIVFLLRLSPAFPFSLLNYALGLTTVSLRDYVLAGIGMLPGTVLYVYYGKLAGDVASLASGAAPARGTGYYAVLGLGLLATIAVTTIVTRTARRALRDATAAAAPDEET encoded by the coding sequence TTGCCTCCGACATGGCACGCGCTGGTCTCTCCCCTCTCCGCCGATGTCGCCCTCCACCCCCTCCGCCGCCACGACCGCACCACGATTCAACCGCTGGCTGATCGTCGCCGCGGCCGCCCTCGTTGGCGTGCTCCTGGTCGTCTCGGCCAGCGCGCAGCTCCCCTCATCCCGCGATTCTCGACCTACGTCGCCTCGCTCGGCCCTGCCGGCCCAGCGGTCTTCGTCGTCGGCTACGCACTCGCGACCGTGGGCTTCATCCCCGGCTCGCTCCTCACGCTCTCCGCCGGCGCGATCTTCGGCCTCGGCTGGGGGGTCGTGCTGGTCTTCATCGCCGCCACACTCGGCTCCACGCTCGCCTTCCTCATCGCGCGCTATGGCGCCCGCCAGGCCATCGCCCGGCGCGTCGACAGCAATCCGCAGTTTGCCGCCGTCAACAGGGCCATTGCCGCCCAGGGACGCCGCATCGTCTTCCTCCTGCGCCTCTCCCCGGCCTTCCCCTTCTCGCTCCTCAACTACGCGCTCGGCCTCACCACCGTCTCGCTGCGCGACTATGTCCTCGCGGGCATCGGCATGCTCCCGGGGACCGTCCTCTACGTCTACTACGGCAAGCTCGCCGGCGACGTCGCCTCGCTCGCTTCAGGGGCGGCACCGGCGCGCGGCACCGGCTACTACGCGGTGCTCGGGCTCGGCCTGCTCGCCACCATCGCCGTCACCACCATCGTGACGCGCACGGCGCGCCGCGCCCTTCGCGACGCCACCGCAGCAGCGGCGCCGGACGAGGAGACCTAA
- a CDS encoding mercuric reductase, with translation MPANSHETRPVDWPSPVELSPYDGANAELLRNVAPSGWNNPTPKDRYHLVVVGAGTAGLVSAAIAAGLGARVALVERHMFGGDCLNFGCVPSKAVIRAARAWHDARTAARDFGGPAVAGDGDYGAVMARMRTLRAHLSDVDSVARFAGLGVDVFIGEGAFTGADTLMVGGATLRFRRAIIATGARAARPPIPGLSDTPYDTNESIFSLTERPERLVVIGGGPIGTELAQSFARFGTEVTLVHADSRVLPREDADAAAIVARSLAADGVRVVNGARIASVGHAEGTFAVELAGEHGSSVLHADRLLVATGRTPNVERLGLEAAGVATTRAGVTVNDRYQTSNRRIYAIGDVASALQFTHVADAQARRAVANALFFGMGGGGNRDLVVPRVTYTSPEVAHVGATPDESQARGQAVEVLRVDLTANDRSVLEGDDAGFLKVYLASGTDRIVGATLVAAHAGEMIGELGVAITHGLGLGKVGATIHAYPTQSDVFRRAADTWRRRKLTSSAKALFATWFRLFR, from the coding sequence ATGCCTGCCAATTCTCACGAGACGCGACCGGTCGACTGGCCGTCTCCCGTGGAGCTCTCTCCGTATGACGGCGCCAACGCCGAGCTGCTGCGCAACGTCGCCCCCAGTGGGTGGAATAACCCCACCCCCAAGGACCGATATCACCTGGTAGTGGTCGGGGCGGGGACGGCGGGGCTGGTGTCGGCAGCGATCGCGGCCGGGCTGGGCGCACGCGTTGCGCTCGTCGAGCGTCACATGTTTGGCGGCGACTGCCTCAACTTCGGCTGCGTGCCGTCCAAGGCGGTCATCCGCGCGGCGCGGGCGTGGCATGATGCGCGCACGGCGGCCCGCGACTTCGGGGGGCCGGCCGTTGCAGGTGACGGCGACTACGGAGCGGTGATGGCCCGCATGCGCACGCTGCGGGCCCATCTCTCGGACGTGGACAGCGTCGCGCGCTTTGCCGGACTCGGTGTCGATGTCTTCATTGGCGAAGGGGCATTTACCGGCGCCGACACGCTCATGGTCGGTGGCGCGACGCTCCGCTTTCGGCGGGCGATCATCGCCACCGGGGCGCGCGCGGCGCGCCCCCCCATTCCCGGGTTGTCGGACACACCGTACGACACCAACGAGTCGATCTTCTCCCTCACCGAACGTCCCGAGCGGCTGGTGGTGATTGGCGGTGGCCCCATCGGCACCGAGCTGGCGCAGTCGTTTGCGCGCTTCGGGACCGAGGTCACGCTCGTGCATGCCGACTCCCGCGTGCTGCCGCGCGAGGATGCCGACGCGGCCGCGATCGTCGCCCGCTCGCTTGCGGCTGACGGTGTGCGGGTGGTGAACGGCGCGCGCATCGCCAGTGTGGGGCATGCGGAGGGGACATTCGCGGTGGAGCTGGCGGGGGAGCATGGCAGCTCGGTGCTGCACGCCGATCGCCTGCTCGTCGCCACCGGTCGCACTCCGAACGTGGAGCGGCTGGGGCTCGAGGCGGCAGGAGTGGCGACGACGCGCGCCGGCGTGACGGTCAACGACCGCTACCAGACGAGCAACCGACGCATCTACGCGATCGGCGACGTGGCCTCGGCGCTGCAGTTCACGCACGTGGCCGATGCGCAGGCGCGGCGGGCGGTGGCCAATGCGCTCTTCTTCGGCATGGGTGGCGGGGGCAATCGCGACCTGGTGGTGCCGCGCGTGACCTACACGTCGCCCGAGGTGGCGCACGTGGGGGCGACGCCTGACGAGTCGCAGGCACGGGGCCAGGCGGTCGAGGTGCTGCGCGTGGACCTGACGGCGAACGATCGCTCGGTGCTGGAGGGGGATGATGCGGGCTTCCTCAAGGTGTACCTGGCCAGCGGCACCGATCGCATCGTGGGGGCGACGTTGGTCGCGGCGCATGCGGGGGAAATGATTGGCGAGCTGGGGGTCGCCATCACGCACGGGCTCGGGCTCGGCAAGGTGGGGGCAACCATCCATGCATATCCCACGCAGTCCGACGTCTTTCGGCGTGCGGCCGATACGTGGCGGCGGCGGAAGCTGACGTCGAGTGCGAAGGCACTGTTTGCCACTTGGTTCCGGCTCTTTCGCTGA
- a CDS encoding DUF547 domain-containing protein produces MPIARVSRLRTALTTALALVAVLAAAPLAAPLRAQGLPPQLHAPFDSLLRQHVRDGLVDYDAMARAPQFAAYLGTLARTRSDGWPRAERLALLINAYNAYTIAQVNAHNERRSIRNINKSFGVVGSGAWGEKMATIGGVTLTLDEIEHERIRPVFKEPRIHFALVCAARGCPPLRAEAYRGDVLDQQLTDQAQRFLLRSPTKNRVDVAAATVYLSPIFKWYGGDFGKDEGARLRYIGSFFPDGAEARLLATGRARIRWTDYDWSLNILGKAH; encoded by the coding sequence ATGCCCATCGCCCGCGTCTCCCGTCTTCGTACCGCGCTCACCACCGCGCTCGCGCTCGTGGCCGTGCTCGCCGCGGCACCGCTCGCCGCCCCGCTCCGGGCGCAGGGGCTACCACCGCAACTGCACGCGCCTTTCGATTCGCTGCTGCGCCAGCACGTGCGCGACGGCCTCGTGGACTACGACGCCATGGCGCGCGCGCCGCAGTTTGCCGCCTACCTCGGCACGCTCGCGCGCACCAGGTCCGACGGTTGGCCGCGCGCCGAGCGCCTCGCCTTGCTCATCAACGCCTACAATGCCTACACCATCGCCCAGGTCAACGCGCATAACGAGCGTCGCTCCATCCGCAACATCAACAAGTCGTTTGGTGTCGTGGGGAGCGGTGCGTGGGGCGAGAAAATGGCCACCATTGGCGGTGTGACGCTCACTCTCGACGAGATTGAACACGAACGGATTCGCCCGGTCTTCAAGGAGCCACGCATCCACTTCGCCCTCGTCTGCGCCGCCCGGGGCTGTCCCCCGCTGCGCGCCGAGGCATATCGCGGCGACGTCCTGGACCAACAGCTCACCGACCAGGCGCAGCGCTTCCTGCTGCGCTCCCCTACGAAGAACCGTGTCGACGTCGCCGCAGCGACCGTCTACCTGAGCCCGATCTTCAAGTGGTACGGCGGCGACTTCGGGAAGGACGAAGGCGCGCGTCTGCGCTACATCGGCTCGTTCTTCCCCGACGGCGCGGAGGCACGACTCCTCGCCACCGGTCGGGCGCGCATTCGGTGGACCGACTACGACTGGAGCCTCAACATCCTCGGCAAGGCACACTGA
- a CDS encoding FAD-dependent oxidoreductase has protein sequence MSQRLQRVCEARGIELRLATAPVQLDAGRITLQHAGELQRRRADLVVWATGGEAAPWLAASGLPVDARGFLLVDDRLQSVGDPRVFAAGDSASLASWPDTPKAGVYAVRMGPRLVLALAHALGDGARPDAYRPQQRFLALANAGDGTALASWGGLVAQGRWAMRWKDWLDRRFMRRFAPPVGVRHSP, from the coding sequence GTGTCGCAGCGACTCCAGCGCGTGTGCGAAGCGCGTGGGATCGAGTTGCGGCTGGCGACGGCGCCGGTGCAGCTCGATGCCGGACGCATCACGCTGCAGCATGCCGGCGAGCTGCAGCGGCGTCGGGCCGACCTGGTGGTGTGGGCCACGGGGGGAGAAGCGGCGCCGTGGCTGGCCGCGAGCGGGTTGCCGGTTGATGCGCGCGGCTTCCTGCTGGTGGACGACCGGCTGCAGTCGGTCGGCGATCCCCGCGTCTTTGCGGCTGGCGACTCGGCGTCGCTCGCGTCGTGGCCCGACACGCCCAAGGCGGGGGTGTACGCCGTGCGCATGGGGCCGCGGCTGGTGCTCGCGCTGGCCCACGCACTCGGTGATGGGGCGCGCCCGGACGCCTATCGCCCGCAGCAGCGGTTCCTGGCGCTGGCCAACGCAGGGGATGGAACGGCGCTGGCCTCGTGGGGGGGACTGGTGGCCCAGGGACGGTGGGCGATGCGGTGGAAGGACTGGCTCGATCGTCGCTTCATGCGACGGTTCGCGCCGCCTGTCGGCGTGCGCCACTCACCGTGA
- a CDS encoding zf-HC2 domain-containing protein — translation MINCDEVMRQLWDYLDGELTPERMQAIEAHLAMCGRCHPHAEFERAFLRAVAQVRREPVDTDGLAAKVRSVLQAEGFQPT, via the coding sequence ATGATCAACTGCGACGAAGTGATGCGCCAACTCTGGGACTACCTGGATGGCGAGCTGACCCCTGAGCGCATGCAGGCGATCGAGGCGCACCTGGCCATGTGCGGGCGCTGCCATCCGCACGCCGAGTTCGAGCGTGCGTTCCTGCGCGCGGTCGCACAGGTGCGACGCGAGCCGGTCGACACCGACGGACTGGCGGCGAAGGTCAGGTCAGTCCTGCAGGCCGAAGGGTTCCAGCCCACGTGA
- a CDS encoding sigma-70 family RNA polymerase sigma factor, with product MSTPPLTAGKDARFEREALVCLPDVARYALSLTRNQSEADDLVQDTFLNAYRAWHQYLDGSECRAWLFTICRNQFLRTRRRDERALAVDDPELEALAAAALHTSVRESNLQHMFERTEVIEAIESAIAELPLPYREVALMVDVHDQTYDTVSQILGVPIGTVRSRLFRARRILQEKLITHARDAGLGAARVTAVSGEPRSRST from the coding sequence ATGAGCACGCCCCCACTCACTGCCGGAAAGGACGCACGCTTCGAGCGTGAGGCCTTGGTATGCCTGCCAGACGTTGCGCGCTACGCCCTCTCGCTCACCCGCAACCAGAGCGAGGCCGACGACCTGGTGCAGGACACCTTCCTGAACGCTTACCGCGCCTGGCACCAGTATCTCGATGGGTCGGAATGTCGCGCGTGGCTGTTCACGATTTGCCGCAACCAGTTCCTGCGCACCAGGCGCCGCGACGAGCGTGCGCTGGCAGTGGATGATCCCGAACTCGAGGCACTTGCCGCGGCGGCGCTGCATACCTCGGTAAGGGAGTCGAACCTGCAACACATGTTCGAGCGCACCGAGGTGATCGAAGCGATCGAGTCGGCGATCGCCGAGCTCCCGCTGCCGTACCGCGAGGTGGCGCTGATGGTGGACGTACACGACCAGACGTACGACACCGTGTCGCAAATCCTTGGCGTGCCGATCGGGACGGTCCGTTCCCGTCTCTTTCGCGCGCGCCGCATTCTGCAGGAGAAGCTCATCACTCACGCGCGCGACGCCGGACTGGGCGCGGCGAGAGTAACCGCGGTGAGCGGTGAACCACGGAGTCGTTCCACGTGA